The Salvelinus alpinus chromosome 35, SLU_Salpinus.1, whole genome shotgun sequence genome window below encodes:
- the LOC139564182 gene encoding FAST kinase domain-containing protein 4-like: MTSRLLGRCARLLPRAQASASATAARLPTPAAGPAEPLWAQAWRQPVLRGLCEGRSLVKEEYPIEPKRTQLDELLERAQSPQDVLQAWAAQGGKANQAAKALVQLVRLAGREKGGAKMDQFELLNDPRLLDIMDTVTAQVASVWNGTLVSLLRSLSALGVPPTAAVQCSIQTEVLWRVRRLSYKQLAFLADWGAGRKGQMEVSLVSAALKQLELRWTEIADARTVSTLMARAGHLSPALMDRLEDKALELAEGFGTEDIRRVSVSLASQGRRSVPLLRALSYYLLQKPSTDLSTPLLLDLAYAYGKLNFHHSQVFQRLAAELLPRMPEISSADVTRCAKSLAFLKWLHLPLFEAFAEHYSVNSQKYSTLQLCNLLMSLARLNFQPSKGEEFYKKVHSALEGVLPSLEAFLQTDVVWSLCVLQQAKPQHITALNQHTHVAKLSEGSLSRVENYRLKLLHIIATLQLEHPESLSSTLPTEAMLLPSTLGRDSPLSPLQTGLKGALDNLVGGKAEALRTGVNTVYGWTIDGELVVDSENKPMDLVTLTAPHLPGGGGAKPLPEGACRLAFLTWEFPNYGSRSKDLLGRFIMMRRHLKLAGFILVEVPYYEWLELKSDWQKEAYVKDKMGKAIAEEMAK; this comes from the exons atgacCAGCCGTCTGCTGGGCCGATGTGCCCGTCTCCTCCCCAGGGCCCAGGCCTCAGCCTCAGCCACCGCTGCCCGCCTGCCTACCCCTGCGGCTGGGCCAGCAGAGCCACTGTGGGCCCAGGCCTGGCGGCAGCCTGTGTTAAGGGGGCTATGTGAGGGAAGGAGTTTGGtcaaagaggagtatcccatcgAGCCCAAACGCACCCAGCTGGATGAGCTCTTAGAGAGAGCCCAATCTCCACAGGATGTCTTGCAGGCGTGGGCGGCACAAGGAGGAAAGGCCAATCAGGCAGCTAAGGCTCTGGTTCAGCTTGTCAGATTGGctgggagagagaaaggtggggCTAAAATGGACCAATTTGAGCTGCTGAATGATCCCAGACTGCTAGACATAATGGACACTGTTACTGCACAG GTAGCGTCAGTGTGGAATGGTACGCTGGTCTCTCTGCTGcgctccctctctgctctgggtGTTCCTCCTACAGCTGCAGTACAATGCTCCATCCAGACAGAGGTGCTGTGGCGTGTACGCAGACTCTCCTACAAACAGCTGGCTTTCCTGGCAGACTGGGGAGCAGGGCGGAAGGGTCAGATGGAGGTGTCACTGGTGAGTGCAGCGCTGAAACAGCTGGAGCTCCGCTGGACTGAGATCGCTGACGCTAGAACAGTCAGTACCCTGATGGCTAGGGCTGGACACCTCAGTCCTGCACTGATGGACAGACTGGAGGATAAG GCGTTAGAGCTAGCTGAAGGGTTTGGGACGGAGGATATCCGCAGGGTGTCTGTGTCTCTGGCGTCTCAGGGACGCCGTTCAGTGCCTCTGCTCAGAGCTCTGTCCTACTACCTCCTACAGAAACCCTCAACAGACCTTTCCACGCCGCTACTGTTGGACCTCGCCTACGCatatg ggaaGTTGAATTTCCACCACTCCCAGGTCTTCCAGCGATTGGCAGCCGAGTTGTTACCCAGAATGCCAGAGATTAGTTCTGCCGATGTTACTCGCTGCGCCAAATCACTAGCCTTCCTCAAGTGGCTCCATCTCCCATTGTTTGAGGCATTCGCTGAG CACTACAGCGTGAACAGTCAGAAGTACAGCACACTGCAGCTTTGTAACCTGCTCATGTCACTGGCCAGGCTCAACTTCCAGCCCAGCAAGGGGGAGGAGTTCTACAAGAAG GTCCACTCTGCCCTGGAGGGTGTTCTCCCCAGCCTGGAGGCGTTCCTGCAGACAGACGTGGTGTGGTCTCTGTGCGTGTTACAGCAGGCCAAGCCCCAGCACATCACAGCCCTCAACCAACACACACATGTTGCCAAACTCTCAG AAGGCAGTCTGTCTCGAGTGGAGAACTATCGCCTGAAGCTCCTCCACATCATTGCTACCCTCCAGTTAGAACACCCAGAGTCTCTGTCCTCCACCCTGCCTACAGAGGCCATGTTGCTTCCCTCCACCCTGGGCCGggactcccccctctcccctctacagACTGGGCTGAAGGGGGCCCTGGATAATCTGGTGGGGGGGAAAGCAGAGGCCCTACGTACCGGGGTCAACACTGTATACGGCTGGACCATAG ATGGAGAGCTGGTGGTGGACAGTGAAAATAAGCCAATGGACCTGGTAACCCTGACAGCCCCTCACCTGCCTGGAGGAGGCGGAGCCAAGCCCCTACCTGAGGGGGCATGCAG GTTAGCGTTCTTGACCTGGGAGTTTCCTAACTATGGTTCCAGGAGTAAAGATCTGCTGGGACGATTCATCATGATGAGACGGCATCTCAAACTGGCTGGCTTTATCCTTGTAGAG